A section of the Microbacterium sp. MM2322 genome encodes:
- the holA gene encoding DNA polymerase III subunit delta, producing MPSPRRPAAKTTKSAIPQISWRAPQPAPVVLISGPEEICAERATAGIREYLRAEDPSLEVTDVRADDYAPGTLFAVSSPSLFGEPRLVRVSGVEKCSDAFLAEAIRYLEAPQEGATIVLRHTGASVRGKKLLDAIRSGTGGGIEIACPAVKRDSDRFDFAAGEFQAAKRRIAPPALRALVSAFADDLTELAAACQQLISDVEGDITEQTVTRYYGGRVEATAFAVADTAIAGRYGDALVTLRHALASGADPVPMVAAIASKLRTMARVAGTREPSSALAARIGMKDWQVDRARRDLAGWTESSLGIAIQAAARADAEVKGASRDAVFAVERLVTVVATRAPYGA from the coding sequence ATGCCGAGTCCCCGTCGTCCCGCCGCGAAGACGACCAAATCGGCGATCCCGCAGATATCCTGGCGCGCACCGCAGCCCGCGCCCGTCGTCCTGATCTCTGGGCCGGAGGAGATCTGCGCCGAGCGGGCCACCGCCGGCATCCGCGAGTACCTGCGCGCAGAGGATCCCAGCCTCGAAGTCACCGACGTCCGCGCCGACGATTACGCGCCCGGCACCCTCTTCGCGGTGTCGTCGCCCTCGCTGTTCGGCGAGCCGCGGCTGGTCCGTGTCTCGGGCGTCGAGAAGTGCTCCGACGCGTTCCTCGCCGAAGCGATCCGCTACCTCGAGGCTCCGCAGGAGGGCGCCACGATCGTCCTCCGCCACACCGGTGCGAGCGTGCGGGGCAAGAAGCTCCTCGACGCGATCCGCTCCGGGACTGGCGGCGGGATCGAGATCGCCTGCCCCGCGGTCAAGCGCGACTCGGATCGGTTCGACTTCGCGGCGGGGGAGTTCCAGGCCGCGAAGCGTCGGATTGCGCCGCCCGCCCTCCGCGCCCTCGTCTCCGCATTCGCGGACGACCTCACCGAGCTCGCGGCAGCGTGCCAGCAGCTCATCTCGGATGTCGAGGGAGACATCACCGAGCAGACGGTCACCCGGTACTACGGCGGTCGTGTCGAAGCGACCGCATTCGCCGTCGCCGACACCGCGATCGCCGGCCGCTACGGTGACGCGTTGGTCACTCTCCGTCATGCCCTCGCTTCGGGAGCCGATCCCGTACCGATGGTCGCCGCGATCGCCTCGAAGCTTCGGACGATGGCTCGTGTCGCCGGAACCCGTGAACCGTCGTCGGCCTTGGCCGCGCGCATCGGGATGAAGGACTGGCAGGTCGATCGCGCCCGACGTGACCTCGCCGGCTGGACCGAGTCATCCCTCGGCATCGCCATCCAGGCCGCTGCGCGAGCGGATGCCGAGGTCAAAGGCGCGTCACGCGACGCCGTCTTCGCGGTCGAGCGGCTCGTCACCGTCGTCGCGACCCGCGCTCCGTACGGCGCATGA
- the rpsT gene encoding 30S ribosomal protein S20, giving the protein MANIKSQIKRNKTNEKARERNKAVKSELRTVVRQTRAAISAGDKAAAEKALVKATKKLDKAVSKGVIHENQAANRKSSIAKQVAAL; this is encoded by the coding sequence GTGGCGAACATCAAGTCGCAGATCAAGCGCAACAAGACCAACGAAAAGGCCCGCGAGCGGAACAAGGCCGTCAAGAGCGAGCTGCGGACCGTCGTCCGTCAGACCCGCGCGGCCATCTCGGCCGGCGACAAGGCCGCTGCCGAGAAGGCTCTGGTGAAGGCGACCAAGAAGCTCGACAAGGCCGTCAGCAAGGGCGTCATCCACGAGAACCAGGCGGCTAACCGCAAGTCCTCGATCGCCAAGCAGGTCGCCGCTCTCTGA
- a CDS encoding Pr6Pr family membrane protein encodes MSVSRTSSTTLIGAVRLVVAVVVTGVLGWTYASSIARGSTNPFDFFGYFTNQTSLWSALIFGVTGILLLSKRQVPTWLAAIRGVATACLIVVAVVYNVFVPGTGSAPPWVSTVLHIALPAYAVLDWALVGDRLRLPWRSLWLVLPYPLIWIAVVLLRGQTDGWVPYGFLLPSRGAGVLLLTSLGLLAMLLVAATAVWGLSRRRGGVPVDTETVRRPR; translated from the coding sequence ATGTCGGTTTCCCGCACATCGAGCACCACCCTGATCGGCGCGGTTCGGCTCGTCGTCGCGGTCGTCGTGACAGGGGTCCTCGGCTGGACATATGCCTCATCGATCGCCCGGGGGAGCACCAACCCGTTCGACTTCTTCGGCTACTTCACGAACCAGACGAGCCTGTGGAGCGCTCTGATCTTCGGAGTCACCGGCATCCTTCTGCTGTCGAAGCGTCAGGTGCCGACGTGGCTCGCTGCAATCCGCGGCGTCGCGACGGCGTGCCTCATCGTGGTGGCGGTCGTCTACAACGTCTTCGTGCCCGGTACCGGTTCGGCGCCGCCCTGGGTGAGCACTGTGCTCCACATCGCGTTGCCGGCGTACGCGGTGCTCGACTGGGCCCTCGTCGGCGATCGGCTGCGACTGCCCTGGCGGAGTCTGTGGCTCGTTCTCCCGTACCCGCTGATCTGGATCGCCGTCGTCCTCCTCCGCGGCCAGACCGATGGCTGGGTGCCCTACGGCTTCCTCCTCCCGAGCAGAGGCGCAGGAGTTCTCCTCCTCACCAGCCTCGGGCTCCTCGCGATGCTCCTCGTCGCCGCGACAGCGGTCTGGGGCCTCAGCCGACGGCGCGGTGGAGTCCCCGTCGACACCGAGACCGTCCGCCGCCCTCGGTAG
- a CDS encoding ComEC/Rec2 family competence protein, translating into MSGRTARRRDLRLLPVALTAWAGAGLAIVFPEHAVTIAVALWVGAVAVLAVAVRRARPTTFALVAVAIAVAGAAASHVAFAQPARAAVADLKITGGRSVTFEVDVVGKVERSATGFRFDAITRSATIGRDVRPVSAPVLVRVQERPEGLDLGARVVVTGTAFHADAADREVLVIEASTIRLARPPTGALAVAAELRTGLVAAVDGLPDPGAGLVPGLAVGDTSAVSADLDAQMKASSLSHLTAVSGANCALVVGIAFGVAALCGARRCIRVTAGLVTLVAFIVLVSPEPSVVRAGAMAAIAMLGVLLGRIGAGMSILSASVCLLLILDPWLAASLGFALSAVATGSLLLFAGPLADGMSRWMPAPAALALSVPLAAQLACGPLLILIEPTVPLVGVLANLLAGPAAPAATVLGLLACLALPIPVLAQGLAAIAWLPAAWIAGTADLAAQLPGASIAWLEGMPGLIALTATGAAIGVVVAARRHRLRRGAAWLLAGIVVVVAAAGPVRTLFDRTRVPHEWTIAACEVGQGDAVLIRSGDAVMLIDTGPEPDPLSACLDRFAIDRVDILVFTHFDMDHRGGADAMMGRADLVLHGPIPDPDAAHMLARFTAGGAQTQEVSAGQSGALGECRWRALWPKPRDPVYPAGNDASVVIDVTGCRVPDAIFLGDLSAQPQRSLLASGAIDRSYAVVKVAHHGSADQDQGLYRDLDARVALVTVGKNTYGHPRDEILDLLQEEHATIARTDRSGDIAVWRDGAGLQVWRSREDGGPSS; encoded by the coding sequence GTGAGTGGTCGGACCGCGCGTCGTCGCGATCTGCGACTGCTGCCGGTCGCTCTGACGGCCTGGGCGGGCGCGGGGTTGGCGATCGTGTTCCCCGAGCACGCGGTCACGATCGCGGTCGCGCTGTGGGTGGGGGCGGTGGCGGTACTCGCGGTGGCTGTGCGTCGCGCGAGGCCGACGACATTCGCCCTCGTCGCGGTGGCGATCGCGGTCGCGGGGGCCGCGGCATCCCACGTCGCGTTCGCGCAGCCCGCGAGAGCCGCGGTCGCCGATCTGAAGATCACGGGCGGCCGCAGCGTCACGTTCGAGGTGGATGTCGTGGGCAAGGTCGAGCGGTCGGCGACAGGCTTCCGGTTCGATGCGATCACCCGTTCGGCAACGATCGGTCGCGACGTACGCCCCGTGTCGGCTCCGGTCCTCGTCCGGGTGCAGGAACGACCGGAGGGGCTCGACCTCGGCGCGCGCGTTGTGGTCACCGGGACGGCGTTCCACGCAGATGCCGCCGATCGCGAGGTGCTGGTGATCGAGGCATCCACGATTCGGCTCGCGAGGCCGCCGACGGGCGCGCTGGCCGTCGCGGCGGAGCTGCGGACCGGCCTCGTCGCGGCGGTCGACGGGTTACCCGACCCCGGCGCCGGCCTCGTTCCCGGCCTCGCCGTCGGCGACACGTCCGCTGTCAGCGCCGACCTCGACGCGCAGATGAAGGCGTCGTCTCTGTCTCATCTCACTGCCGTATCGGGGGCGAACTGCGCGCTCGTCGTCGGAATCGCGTTCGGGGTCGCCGCGCTCTGCGGGGCGCGGCGCTGCATCCGTGTCACTGCGGGACTCGTGACGCTGGTCGCGTTCATCGTCCTCGTCTCACCCGAGCCGAGCGTCGTCCGAGCCGGCGCGATGGCCGCGATCGCGATGCTCGGCGTGCTGCTGGGGCGGATCGGCGCGGGCATGTCGATTCTCTCGGCATCCGTGTGCCTCCTGCTCATCCTCGACCCGTGGCTCGCGGCATCCCTGGGGTTCGCGCTGTCGGCGGTGGCGACGGGGTCGCTGCTGCTGTTCGCCGGCCCGCTCGCCGATGGGATGTCGAGGTGGATGCCGGCGCCCGCCGCGCTCGCGCTGTCCGTTCCGCTCGCCGCCCAGCTGGCCTGCGGACCGCTCCTCATCCTCATCGAGCCGACCGTTCCGCTCGTCGGGGTGCTCGCGAACCTTCTCGCCGGCCCGGCGGCACCGGCCGCGACCGTGCTCGGCCTGCTCGCCTGCCTAGCGCTGCCGATCCCGGTGCTGGCGCAGGGGCTGGCCGCGATCGCCTGGCTGCCCGCGGCGTGGATCGCGGGAACGGCAGACCTCGCGGCGCAGCTTCCCGGCGCATCCATCGCGTGGCTCGAAGGGATGCCGGGGCTCATCGCCCTGACCGCGACCGGGGCCGCGATCGGGGTCGTCGTCGCGGCACGGCGGCATCGGCTGCGGCGAGGGGCGGCATGGCTCCTCGCGGGGATCGTCGTGGTGGTCGCAGCCGCGGGACCCGTTCGGACACTGTTCGATCGCACTCGCGTCCCACACGAGTGGACTATCGCCGCGTGCGAAGTGGGCCAAGGCGATGCGGTCCTCATCCGCTCCGGCGACGCCGTCATGCTGATCGACACGGGGCCCGAACCCGACCCGCTGTCCGCTTGCCTGGATCGCTTCGCGATCGACCGCGTCGACATCCTCGTCTTCACCCACTTCGACATGGATCACCGCGGCGGCGCCGACGCGATGATGGGGCGGGCCGACCTGGTGCTGCACGGCCCCATTCCGGACCCCGACGCGGCCCACATGCTCGCGCGCTTCACGGCGGGCGGCGCCCAGACGCAGGAGGTGTCCGCGGGTCAGAGCGGCGCGCTGGGGGAGTGCCGGTGGCGCGCACTCTGGCCGAAGCCCCGCGATCCGGTCTACCCCGCCGGCAACGACGCGAGCGTCGTCATCGACGTGACGGGATGCCGCGTCCCCGACGCCATCTTCCTCGGCGACCTGTCGGCCCAGCCGCAGCGTTCTCTCCTCGCGAGCGGCGCGATCGATCGCAGCTATGCGGTCGTGAAGGTCGCGCACCACGGCAGCGCCGATCAGGATCAGGGCCTCTATCGCGATCTCGATGCCCGCGTCGCCCTCGTGACGGTGGGCAAGAACACCTACGGTCACCCGAGGGATGAGATCCTCGACCTGCTCCAGGAGGAGCACGCGACCATCGCCCGCACCGATCGTTCCGGCGACATCGCGGTGTGGCGCGACGGCGCCGGACTTCAGGTGTGGCGGTCGCGCGAGGACGGCGGACCCTCGTCGTAG
- a CDS encoding alpha/beta hydrolase encodes MTAQVVFVHGIRTSASMWRAQVEHLSAAGIGANAVDLPGHGTRMSETFTLDGAFETIDTAVRDAATRGPVLLVAHSMGGLISIEYAGREDRPPVDAFIAASCTSIPRGAGLAIYRTLARGFDRLPGRGQALTDMVLDRTLPPETRADFGAGGYAYDMQDVALRSLSVLDLIAALTRISVPMWFVNGQWDQLRSNERLFTRLKPEAELIVVPRTSHLVTAMRPRVFNAVIDLALATMERERPASG; translated from the coding sequence ATGACGGCTCAGGTGGTCTTCGTCCATGGCATCCGGACCTCTGCCTCGATGTGGCGAGCCCAGGTCGAGCACCTGAGCGCAGCGGGCATCGGCGCGAACGCGGTGGACCTGCCCGGGCACGGCACCCGAATGAGCGAGACCTTCACCCTGGACGGCGCCTTCGAGACGATCGACACCGCGGTGAGGGATGCCGCGACGCGAGGCCCCGTGCTGCTCGTCGCGCACTCGATGGGCGGGCTCATTTCGATCGAATACGCGGGACGCGAGGATCGGCCGCCTGTGGATGCCTTCATCGCGGCGAGCTGCACCTCGATCCCGCGCGGCGCGGGGCTCGCGATCTATCGCACGCTCGCGCGCGGCTTCGACCGACTCCCGGGGCGGGGGCAAGCCCTCACCGACATGGTCCTCGACCGCACGCTGCCGCCCGAGACGCGCGCGGATTTCGGGGCTGGCGGCTACGCCTACGACATGCAGGACGTCGCGCTCCGCAGCCTCTCCGTCCTCGACCTCATCGCGGCGTTGACCCGGATCTCCGTGCCGATGTGGTTCGTGAACGGACAGTGGGATCAGCTGCGCTCGAACGAGCGTCTGTTCACCAGGCTGAAGCCCGAGGCGGAACTGATCGTCGTGCCGCGGACGTCACATCTCGTGACGGCGATGCGACCCCGCGTGTTCAACGCCGTGATTGACCTCGCACTCGCCACGATGGAGCGAGAGCGGCCGGCTTCGGGTTGA
- a CDS encoding ExeM/NucH family extracellular endonuclease, which yields MPATHPVLRRTCALLTVATVAAAGLALSPSAATAAVSSDSPLVISEVYGGGGNSGAAFNRDFVELANTGDETIDLSGYSVQYASATGASWQVTKLGDVDLPAGENLLIGEAPGSNTALPGFDADVEGTIAMSGSAAKVALVSTETALTGSTGIATLDQVVDLVGWGTTATAFAGSAPAPGTSNGTSVSRDADATNTADNAADFTAGIPTPTGLGADVDPEPEPEPQVATIAEIQGTTDASPLAGRTVTTTGVVTARYPSGGYNGYVIQTAGTGGELDLAAHTASDAVFVYAPGATGEVALGDTVTVTGVVSEFNGLTELTVKPGGAEVIADASAPLPATVGWPKTAAERESLESMLIAPQGEFTVSDTFSTNRFGEVGLAAGDSPLRQPTDAARPGSDAAAAVAADNAARGVRLDDGAGLDYTSAANQALTPAYVSLTEPVTVGAGVTFTEPLIVDYRNDSWKLNPTAPLVGDGTGTDEVVFENIRTDAPANVGGDLSIASFNVLNYFTTLGTDSASCEAYTDRFGDGVTVRDGCDQRGAWDAADLGRQRAKLVDAITSVDAGVVGLMEIENSAALGEKADEATSTLVAALNAKAGAGTWAFVPSSTDLPPASEQDVITNAIIYQPALVSPVGAARALGDQSADGEAFGNAREPIAQVFEPATGGDPFLFVVNHFKSKGSAGPWPGDADAGDGQGSSNESRVRQATALRDWVKDIQGDVDAVALAGDFNSYSKEDPLQVLYDAGYSDAEQAFDVDSSSYSFSGLSGSLDHILLNKAALARSTDADIWNINSGESVALEYSRFRTHGTEFYSPDPFRSSDHDPVIVGMTAKAAPVQLTLLGINDFHGRIDANTVAFAGTVEELRKAASGPTLFLSAGDNIGASLFASSVAKDQPTIDVLNAMDLKATAVGNHEFDRGFDDLSGRVADELDAPLLGANVYQKGTTTPALDEYALLDADGLTVGVIGTVTEETPTLVTPTGIESVDFGDPVAATNRVAAQLSDGDESNGEADVIVALYHEGAGAGTPDGASLEEEVAAGGAFGAIITDTSADVDAIFTGHTHKEYAWSAPIPGTDRTRPVVQTGSYGAKIGEITLTVDAATGDVSAHTERNVARTTTPAADLVAAYPRVAEVDRIAKAAVANAAAIGNTEVGQVADDITTAYSGGSYVDGVYTGGSRDNRAAESTLGNSVANMLRDSLSDLPNGAMIGVTNPGGLRADLFDTQAEFGASAVAGLADGSVSFSQANAVLPFNNTLALITLTGEEFTTMLEQQWQRDAAGNVPQRPYLQLGLSDNVSYTYDPTLPEGERITSVTVDGKPIDPAGTYRIGTFSFLAAGGDNFRAFTEGADYVDTGLLDYEAWVDYIADNSPVAPSFAKHAVQVSGVPETVAAGDTVAFQVAGMDLTSKGAPANTEVTVSLGDQVLGTAPVSEGAASVSVILPAGTPAGTVQLTVTAAPSGTVVQVPVTVEEAAEPAAATRTTLIAVPPVHINRFLPATLLAIVTQDGGRAEGVVEFREGDKVIATVDVRRGLASTTLGTLSRGKHAYTATFVPKDPKVAEGSVSNRASVRVLF from the coding sequence GTGCCCGCCACGCATCCGGTTCTCCGCCGGACCTGCGCCCTGCTGACCGTCGCCACCGTCGCTGCCGCGGGGCTCGCGCTCTCGCCTTCCGCCGCGACCGCTGCTGTGTCGTCCGACTCGCCGCTGGTGATCTCCGAGGTCTACGGCGGAGGCGGCAACAGCGGCGCCGCCTTCAACCGCGACTTCGTCGAACTCGCGAACACCGGCGACGAGACGATCGACCTGAGCGGCTACAGCGTGCAGTACGCCTCGGCCACCGGCGCCTCCTGGCAGGTGACGAAGCTCGGCGACGTCGACCTCCCCGCGGGCGAGAACCTGCTGATCGGTGAGGCACCGGGAAGCAACACCGCACTCCCCGGCTTCGACGCCGATGTCGAGGGCACCATCGCGATGAGCGGCAGCGCCGCCAAGGTCGCGCTCGTCTCGACCGAGACGGCGCTCACCGGCAGCACCGGGATCGCCACGCTCGACCAGGTCGTCGACCTCGTCGGCTGGGGCACCACCGCGACGGCGTTCGCCGGGTCGGCTCCCGCCCCCGGCACGTCCAACGGGACGAGCGTCTCGCGGGACGCGGATGCCACGAACACGGCCGACAATGCGGCGGACTTCACCGCCGGCATCCCGACCCCCACCGGCCTCGGCGCCGATGTCGACCCTGAGCCCGAACCCGAACCCCAGGTCGCGACGATCGCCGAGATCCAGGGCACGACGGATGCCTCGCCCCTGGCCGGCCGCACCGTCACCACGACCGGCGTGGTCACCGCGCGCTACCCCTCGGGCGGCTACAACGGCTACGTCATCCAGACGGCAGGGACCGGCGGCGAGCTCGACCTGGCCGCCCACACCGCCTCGGACGCGGTCTTCGTCTACGCGCCCGGCGCGACCGGCGAGGTCGCCCTCGGCGACACCGTCACGGTCACCGGCGTCGTCTCGGAGTTCAACGGGCTGACCGAGCTCACGGTCAAGCCGGGCGGCGCCGAGGTCATCGCCGACGCGTCGGCTCCCCTGCCGGCGACCGTCGGGTGGCCGAAGACCGCCGCCGAACGCGAGTCGCTCGAGTCGATGCTCATCGCCCCGCAGGGCGAGTTCACCGTCAGCGACACGTTCAGCACCAACCGCTTCGGCGAAGTCGGACTCGCCGCCGGCGACTCGCCGCTGCGCCAGCCGACCGACGCCGCTCGCCCCGGAAGCGATGCCGCAGCGGCCGTCGCAGCGGACAACGCCGCACGCGGCGTGCGTCTGGACGACGGCGCGGGACTCGATTACACGTCGGCCGCCAACCAGGCACTGACGCCCGCCTACGTCTCGCTCACCGAGCCGGTCACGGTCGGCGCCGGAGTCACGTTCACCGAACCGCTCATCGTCGACTACCGCAACGACTCGTGGAAGCTGAACCCGACCGCCCCGCTCGTCGGCGACGGTACCGGCACCGACGAGGTCGTCTTCGAGAACATCCGCACCGACGCCCCGGCGAACGTCGGCGGCGACCTCTCGATCGCGTCGTTCAACGTCCTCAACTACTTCACGACTCTCGGCACCGATTCGGCGAGCTGCGAGGCCTACACCGACCGGTTCGGCGATGGTGTGACGGTCCGCGACGGTTGCGACCAGCGCGGCGCGTGGGATGCCGCCGATCTCGGGCGTCAGCGGGCGAAGCTCGTCGACGCCATCACGTCGGTGGATGCCGGTGTCGTCGGTCTCATGGAGATCGAGAACTCCGCAGCCCTCGGTGAAAAGGCTGACGAGGCGACGTCCACGCTCGTGGCGGCGCTGAACGCGAAGGCCGGCGCTGGAACGTGGGCGTTCGTGCCCTCGTCGACGGATCTGCCCCCGGCATCCGAGCAGGACGTCATCACCAACGCGATCATCTACCAGCCCGCTCTCGTCTCCCCCGTCGGCGCTGCGCGTGCCCTCGGCGACCAGAGCGCCGACGGCGAAGCGTTCGGCAACGCTCGCGAGCCCATCGCGCAGGTGTTCGAGCCAGCCACCGGCGGCGACCCGTTCCTGTTCGTGGTGAACCACTTCAAGTCGAAGGGCTCGGCCGGTCCCTGGCCGGGTGACGCCGACGCCGGCGACGGCCAGGGCTCGTCGAACGAGTCACGCGTCCGCCAGGCCACCGCGCTGCGCGACTGGGTGAAGGACATCCAGGGCGATGTCGATGCCGTCGCGCTCGCGGGCGACTTCAACTCCTACAGCAAGGAAGACCCGCTGCAGGTGCTGTACGACGCGGGCTACTCGGATGCCGAGCAGGCCTTCGACGTCGACTCGTCGTCGTACAGCTTCTCGGGGCTGTCCGGTTCGCTCGACCACATCCTGCTCAACAAGGCGGCTCTCGCCCGGTCGACGGATGCCGACATCTGGAACATCAACTCGGGCGAATCGGTGGCGCTGGAGTACAGCCGGTTCCGCACGCACGGGACGGAGTTCTACTCCCCGGACCCGTTCCGCTCGAGCGATCACGATCCCGTGATCGTCGGGATGACGGCGAAGGCGGCCCCCGTCCAGCTGACCCTCCTCGGCATCAACGACTTCCACGGCCGGATCGACGCCAACACCGTCGCGTTCGCGGGAACCGTCGAGGAGCTCCGGAAAGCGGCATCCGGTCCGACCCTGTTCCTGTCGGCGGGTGACAACATCGGCGCCTCTCTGTTCGCGTCGTCGGTGGCGAAGGACCAGCCCACGATCGACGTGCTCAACGCGATGGACCTGAAGGCCACCGCTGTCGGCAATCACGAGTTCGACCGCGGCTTCGACGACCTGTCCGGCCGCGTCGCCGATGAGCTCGACGCGCCGCTGCTCGGCGCCAACGTCTATCAGAAGGGCACCACGACCCCAGCACTCGACGAGTACGCGCTGCTCGACGCGGACGGGCTCACCGTCGGCGTCATCGGCACCGTCACCGAGGAGACGCCCACGCTCGTCACCCCGACCGGCATCGAGTCGGTCGACTTCGGCGACCCCGTGGCGGCGACGAACCGCGTTGCCGCGCAGCTCAGCGATGGCGACGAGTCCAACGGCGAAGCCGACGTGATCGTCGCGCTCTACCACGAGGGCGCGGGAGCGGGTACGCCTGACGGCGCCTCGCTCGAGGAGGAAGTCGCCGCGGGCGGCGCCTTCGGAGCGATCATCACCGACACCTCGGCCGACGTGGACGCCATCTTCACCGGCCACACGCACAAGGAGTACGCGTGGTCGGCACCGATCCCCGGCACCGACCGCACCCGTCCCGTCGTGCAGACCGGATCGTACGGCGCCAAGATCGGTGAGATCACGCTGACGGTGGATGCCGCCACGGGCGACGTCTCCGCGCACACCGAGCGCAACGTCGCACGCACTACGACCCCCGCAGCCGACCTCGTCGCCGCGTACCCGCGGGTCGCTGAGGTCGACCGGATCGCGAAGGCCGCCGTCGCGAACGCGGCCGCCATCGGAAACACGGAGGTCGGCCAGGTGGCCGACGACATCACGACCGCCTACAGCGGCGGCTCGTACGTCGACGGCGTCTACACCGGCGGATCGCGCGACAACCGTGCCGCGGAGTCGACCCTCGGCAACTCGGTCGCGAACATGCTGCGCGACAGCCTGTCCGACCTGCCGAACGGCGCCATGATCGGCGTGACGAACCCGGGCGGTCTGCGCGCGGACCTCTTCGACACGCAGGCCGAGTTCGGGGCCAGCGCGGTCGCCGGGCTCGCCGACGGATCGGTGTCGTTCAGCCAAGCCAACGCGGTGCTGCCCTTCAACAACACGCTGGCACTCATCACCCTGACGGGCGAGGAGTTCACGACCATGCTCGAGCAGCAGTGGCAGCGGGATGCCGCGGGTAACGTCCCGCAGCGCCCCTACCTCCAGCTGGGTCTCTCGGACAACGTGTCGTACACCTACGACCCGACTCTCCCCGAGGGCGAGCGGATCACGTCGGTGACCGTCGACGGCAAGCCCATCGACCCGGCCGGCACCTACCGGATCGGTACGTTCTCCTTCCTCGCGGCGGGCGGCGACAACTTCCGCGCCTTCACGGAGGGTGCCGACTACGTCGACACGGGACTGCTCGACTACGAGGCGTGGGTGGACTACATCGCCGACAACTCCCCCGTCGCGCCGTCGTTCGCGAAGCACGCAGTGCAGGTATCGGGCGTCCCCGAGACCGTCGCTGCAGGCGACACGGTGGCGTTCCAGGTCGCCGGGATGGACCTGACCAGCAAGGGCGCTCCGGCGAACACCGAGGTGACGGTGAGCCTGGGCGACCAGGTCCTCGGCACCGCGCCGGTGTCGGAGGGCGCGGCATCCGTCAGCGTCATCCTCCCGGCCGGCACCCCCGCGGGAACGGTGCAGCTCACGGTCACCGCTGCTCCCAGCGGGACGGTCGTGCAGGTGCCGGTCACCGTCGAAGAGGCTGCGGAGCCCGCTGCGGCGACCCGCACCACCCTCATCGCGGTTCCGCCGGTGCACATCAACCGGTTCCTGCCCGCGACACTTCTCGCGATCGTCACGCAGGACGGCGGCCGCGCGGAGGGCGTCGTCGAGTTCCGCGAGGGCGACAAGGTCATCGCGACAGTGGACGTGCGCCGCGGGCTCGCCTCCACCACCCTCGGCACGCTCTCCCGAGGCAAGCACGCGTACACCGCGACGTTCGTCCCGAAGGATCCGAAGGTCGCCGAGGGGTCGGTGAGCAACCGGGCATCGGTGCGCGTCCTGTTCTGA